From a single Apium graveolens cultivar Ventura chromosome 2, ASM990537v1, whole genome shotgun sequence genomic region:
- the LOC141685502 gene encoding protein FAR1-RELATED SEQUENCE 5-like encodes MRPVIFLGLMFYEGFAIKIQASHRNKDNEIYGRLYVCRFSESSQNKRHREVLPKSECKVRMYVNYQKKKHHWEVTSLELVHNHALVSPSKMNLVQRERHVNTATRSLIKTLYGSGVHNSQVMNMIGNIHEGNDKVSFNVQHVGNVLRDERKKRFEISDAQAGLDLLHRLNEESGSKYFIRTEVDEENRLKCLVWIDLRCIMAYQNFGDVMAFDTTYRTNRYAMPFVPFTGVNHHYQSVIFGFALMRNEHASTFEWILRTWLEGMGNNPPLTIITDQD; translated from the coding sequence ATGAGGCCGGTCATTTTTTTAGGGCTTATGTTTTACGAAGGATTTGCTATTAAAATTCAAGCTAGCCATCGTAATAAAGACAACGAGATATATGGTCGTTTATATGTTTGTAGGTTTTCCGAGAGTAGTCAAAATAAACGGCATAGAGAGGTTCTTCCTAAAAGTGAGTGCAAGGTGAGGATGTAtgtcaattatcaaaagaaaaaacatCACTGGGAGGTAACTAGCCTTGAATTGGTACACAACCACGCTCTTGTTTCCCCTAGTAAGATGAATTTGGTACAACGAGAAAGACATGTCAACACCGCGACCCGTAGTTTGATTAAAACGCTTTATGGTTCGGGGGTTCATAATTCTCAAGTGATGAATATGATTGGTAACATTCATGAAGGTAATGATAAAGTTAGTTTCAATGTTCAACATGTTGGGAATGTGTTAAGAGACGAGAGGAAGAAAAGGTTTGAGATTAGTGACGCCCAAGCGGGGTTGGACTTGTTACATAGGTTGAATGAAGAAAGTggttctaaatattttattaggaCCGAAGTCGATGAAGAGAATCGCTTGAAGTGTCTAGTATGGATTGATTTGAGATGTATAATGGCTTACCAAAATTTTGGCGATGTTATGGCTTTTGATACCACTTATCGGACAAATAGGTATGCAATGCCATTTGTCCCATTTACCGGAGTCAATCATCATTATCAATCGGTAATTTTCGGGTTTGCATTGATGCGGAATGAACACGCGTCGACTTTTGAGTGGATTCTTCGTACTTGGCTTGAAGGTATGGGGAATAATCCTCCATTGACTATAATCACGGATCAAGATTAA
- the LOC141685509 gene encoding protein FAR1-RELATED SEQUENCE 5-like, whose translation MVSAIVVILPNTTHLLCSWHISKKFPKKLAHYYSAFPEFKTDFNHYIYKSLIECIFEARWASFVEKYHLQEHKWLNGLYELKRKWIPAYTRNTFSAFQNSTSRSEGMNSFFDKYVSSATGLKEFIENAQKALARQFMREKEEDYVTINLKHPMKLHTTLEYHASCIYTKEMFRRF comes from the coding sequence ATGGTAAGCGCTATTGTGGTTATACTCCCGAATACTACCCATTTATTGTGTTCTTGGCACATTAGTAAAAAATTCCCAAAGAAATTAGCGCATTACTATTCGGCTTTTCCGGAATTTAAGACGGACTTCAACCATTACATTTATAAATCTCTCATCGAATGTATTTTTGAGGCTAGATGGGCGTCGTTTGTGGAAAAGTATCACTTGCAAGAGCATAAATGGTTAAATGGGTTATATGAGTTGAAGCGCAAGTGGATTCCTGCATATACTAGAAACACATTTTCGGCGTTTCAAAATAGTACATCGAGGAGTGAGGGGATGAATTCTTTCTTTGATAAGTATGTGAGTTCGGCAACGGGTTTGAAGGAATTCATTGAAAATGCCCAAAAAGCATTGGCAAGGCAATTCATGAGGGAGAAGGAAGAAGATTATGTCACCATTAATCTAAAACATCCCATGAAATTGCATACCACATTGGAGTATCATGCTTCTTGTATCTACACTAAGGAAATGTTTAGAAGATTTTAA